The sequence cgatgttcgattcaaaggtcgcgagttcgaatccggttatGGAcagcatttttctttttcttttttcttaatattttatttttataacgcgtttgttttcccttgttatttagattttagatacttgagttatgctgcctgcaacatacctacagaaggacaataacaatagcccatctccaagatccaagggatagtccttcagatatcatattgaataatgaatatacaatgagacttgtctcatgtgaatggtcttcctccagtatgaatatgtttctctgcaatgagacttgtctttcgatactgccttaTATGTACGGTCTtactccagtatattttgatactgtatgcttcgAATTTGAGTAACAAGCagaaaacaatacaagcaaagattttcaggatttgtatgatttattgcAACAGTGAACACACCAGAAATATACTACATTGCtaatacatatatttcatcaccagGAATAGCATCAGGCATGTCACAAGAAAGAACAGCTGGAGATTTGagaacagcgttatttgaagcatcactttacagaaatatctattaatggcaagttctactgaaaggtttcatgaTGAAAcgccgatgacgacacagatttatcggattctgattggctgagaacctgtgtacaaatttacactgtactgcccgaaattttctgcttttacaccagagtctttcccCCGACGTATCCCCTGAAGTATCGGCGATCTGTGACCTGATCatcctgataatgttgatgtgattgtgatgtgactgggcactgccacctcgtcattctgaagactggcactcatcattctcgctttcacacctcatgggccgaggggtcagtcacctctgaaatcatgagacagatcaagttaatggtcaaattcaggaacacatgtaaagatcaagatttccttccaataaattttcagcaagactagcctttcacttggacaatcgcaacgtgaattaagGCTATAGACCTGCCACctaagttttcctggcaatatggtccatcagaatagcaccaggtagcatactagcactatggcaaacttccatctccaatcacataaCGACTGCAATGCTTCCTAACATGATAAATGAGGTTTATGGGTAGGTGGCGCTTGAGCAATCATGACGGACGGACATGAGGGTGAGGAGGACGGTAAAGAGATCACTCAGAGATAACCTAACTCCAGATCTGAAAGACTTCACAAAAAAGACCACCCTTAAGCCACAAATTCCCTTCCAAGCAGGCAAAGATAAATCATAGGCAAGGAGAAGGAGGCCCGGGGTTGGATATACTGAAACCAAGGAAGGGACTGAATATGGCATCTTTCTTCTCAACATGCATTGTACTTTTTCAGCTGGGTGGCCAAGATTGTatgtccttgtgagatgattaccatggtacaaccaaatctgTTGTCCATTAGAATGTACCAAGTACCATCGATATTGTCTCTATTGCTTTCTTCGAAACCAGGTCGAGACAGAAGCTCTACCAATGACAGTGCTCCCTGCTGTCATCCCTGTTTCACATAGACTTCGAGTATCGCATGTGCCTGGGACGGTAGAGAGACTCTTCGGACTCCTGAAGAGCTCCCGGTACGCTTTAAGACGGACGGAACTGAAAGACTTTCATATGGTCCTACATAGGCCTATACCTACCCAAGAGACACACAGCGTACCTCATGTACTTGGGGGAGCATCAGGACTCTTCTGACTTTGGTAGGGCTCTGGGCtcccttgaagacaggcccaattACCCCACTTGCTTACTCAAGTAGTTTACTTGGAGTAGCTCATGCACTGAcagggttggcgcgcccgttcgcattttcgccacttgcgaatgctgcacatgagtgacgaatgtaaaacaatgtctggctaaagATTTggcgaattcaatttgaataattgccatgatttggcgagagagtaatagtgttgtgcgaaaattggtcaaagtctatcaaaaagatccaacctccacaccaaatgcactaaggaacgatcgttagtcagtcaaactttgtCATATTTGCGGGCGGTCGCGCTATCACccgtggttgctatcgtctgcattgtagttctaccgtTCCCGCTATTGATTTTAGtagcgctgctggtcgccttacgcatacatgatcggctagtttcccgcttGCTTCGTTGCCATTGAGTCCacggtcacgggttcctcgaatcgttcgttgatttgctagtctcagtactggcgggctgccattctcgcacatgttactgtaggctgggtcggccccaagatggacaaacgaaCGGCAATGGCcagagctgactcaatatggctaaaagtgacagccacttggctaaaaagtgggtaggaggaaaaaattcacaagAGCCAACCCTGACTGAGGTACCTCAGGAACCAGAGACATCAGCATTAGGATCCTACTTGCCATTGACATTGAGGCCACTCATGTATCTGCAGGTTGTACCTGATACAGTACATCCCAATATGCTTTTCTTGACAGTATCATCGACTGTATCAAGAACACCTTCAAGGCCCATGGCTTCTCTAGATGTTTAGCAGGGTCCTTATGCTGTCTTGAGTGCATCATAATTATCACACAAAGACATTACATCTTATTCCAAGATCAATTTTATTCACAGGACATTGTGTACGTAGATACCGGTACATAATTTTTCACAGAGGGCGCGTTTTGAATAGATGTGGACAGTTTTCTAAGCAAACTGCACTGCTATTAAAGACCAAATACATTGCAGAACGTTTTGGATGATCTTTCAGACTACATTAGGCCTATGCTTTGTCTTTTCTGCTGACAATTTCAGGGTCCTGGTGATTGAAATAGCTGTGAACATTGAGCAAAAGAAGGCCCCGCTATGGTCCAGTGGCTCGTACTCTCGACAAGACGCCAGGAGCTCCTACCCCTTCTTTGTCTAACGAGCCTTACTCCACACAGGGAAAAATGGACGAGTCAGAATGCTCAAatatagcgctggttgagcgGTTCATCTGAGGTCTACAGAAAGATATAAGGAAAGACCAGGGTTAGAGTGTtaataacctatatcgtagttgataacATACTAACccaaatctacatgtaaacaGTACATGATAGACTAATGTAGCACAACTTCTTTACTCAACCACACAAGCAAACAGATTTCACAAGCAGTTTATCCACAAATAAAGATTGTCAAAATAAAACTATTTGAGAGGGAACTGTCTTTTGAGGACGGAACTTATTTCTAAAAGTGGATATCTTCCAAATCGCTGAAACAGAAGACTAACATAGTTTTTTCACATAATTAAGTACAGCCCTTTTTAAAATCATTGTCCCTTTAGCAGACGGATGTCACTATAGTTACTTAACAACATATTCACAATCACATTATAAACAACAAGAATCCAACAGATCTGCTCTAACGGTAATGTACAAGCATAGTATTAAGAACAACACGATTCAAGTAATGGGCTCCTATGAACTTGATACATCTCTTACCCAATAAGACTGAGTTTTCATACGTCAGAAGAGCAGGCGTTACACACTGAAACTGCACTGACTGTCTCGTACAGAAGTATGTATGAAGAATGTATGTCAGAATGTATATCAGCCTAACAAGAATGTACAAAAACTTACAGAAGAAGAACACAGAAGAACAAAGGCCTCTACTAAGTCATGAAAAATGTAGACAAAACTAAGAAATGTATTTAGGATTTACTTGGAGTATCGCTACTTCAAGTAAGGTACacattttttctgatttttaggACCCCTGGTATGCAAAAACATGTACACGTCTCCACAAAAGTGCTCCTCCCTATCATAAGCCAACCCGGTACAGACGAAAAATATGGGCCCTTAGCCTCAGCAGCATATTGAAGTTCAACATGCTAATTCAGGGCCTTCACAGATCTTTTCATATCAGCCCTGAATCAGCCTATTCAACAAAACATTCTGTTAAAGTTTAAATGTTTCAAGAATTGAGCACTGAAAGAGGAATTGTTTATACACATTAGCGTAGTCCTGGACACCCAGTGGCGATCAGAAAAAGAATCTGAATGGCACTACAACACTCTCAAGCCTTGGGAGGTTCATTTCACTGCCGACAGATATCTGTAAGAGCCTAATATCTGTACCAGGATGAGCAGACAAGGCCTAATTTTATGATGAATGGATGAATAACTGGACGGAATAAGTATTGGAATCTCTTTTTAAAACATCATTAAAGCAAAGCACTGTCATGGGTATAAACACTGCAAAAAGGTTTGACAAATTTCAAGGTTAAAACGCCCTGTCACAAAGCTTAAAGCTGACACATCATGGGCAGGGAAAGAAACTGGATGTTGTTTTTAACACTTGCGTTTGTGTCCCCTACCACCCACAGATTCTTAGCAAGAGACCAGAAGCATCACACCCATTTTTACGTGTCTGTAAGTACCATCCAGTAATGTATCCAAATTCGACAACGATGTAGGTGTTTTATCTTTGAATCTGGTCAGCAGTCTGCGTTGAATGCCGGGCACGGAACTGGGATGCCCTCTGGGCAAGAAGGTCCTTGTACTTATTTTGGTTTGAACGCACCTACAAGTAAGAAGTCAAAATAGAAACTCTTATAAAACTGTCAAAGTCCTCTAGGTGCACTTTAGATTGGTGAAGCGACTGATTTTTTAACCGAGTATGAATGCAGAGTGCTTGAGAGCACGTAGAGGAGCATACATTTGTTAAAACTGTAGAAATACATGTTTCTTTTGATAGGCACAAATCTGTCCACCCTCCAAATTTATCACTTACTTCAAAATGTTGCTCCAGGACCTCAAAATATTCATGCAGCGGCAGTGCACCGCTAAAGGATGCCTGGAATCCATCTTGGTTTTTACCCTTAAAGTAACCGCTCAGTCGGTTGACGAGCTCGTTGGCGAGTAGCCACATTGGTTCGAAGCTGTCACACTGAAGACGGTAGCGCTCTGAGAACAGAAAAGTTTATGATTTGATGACAGTTTTGGGGAGAACTTTATGACTGTTCTGTTGATTGCAGGTTATTGCACAGGAAAGTTTGAAAGATCACAGCAGAATCATCTGAACATCTCTTCTGTCTTACTGTtgctttttcatttctgttTTGGCTCAAAAAGGCAATCTAAACGTGTTTAATTTGAATTCCAATGTTTTTACTGACGACCCCATATCATCAGGAGAAGAAGATAATCGCAACTGGTGGGAAATTCCATTATCCTGCATTGGAGTGGAAATGGAAATGTCATGGCCTACATATTATTATTCACAGATCTTACGTGATATCTTTGATGCCAACATTGTGACCACAGGACCCCCATAGTACTGGAACCCCAAGGCATTGCCGGGACCATCAGCATAGTCACCAAGAAGATCTGAAAATACAATCAATAAACCTTGTTGTTACTTTTAACACAACTAATTTCTTGTGCGAATTGAATCTAAACTAGTGCACTGGCACCACACACTTTTTTTACCTTCGGTTGTCTAAGAGTAATAAATAGATAGACCAGTAAACTATGTCAACAAATGAGTGGTCATAAGATAAAAAAAATACCTATGATATCACTCTAGGCCATGGGACAAATCTCAAACTTGTTATCACTGAAAATATTGACTTGATAAGGCTCATTATTCAAAACACCTACCCAGCTTACAATGGTTCCTAAAAGATTGCCTTTTTAGGTCATGGTTTAGTTCTAGATTCGGTATCATAACTACAACCAGATCACGACAAATATTGAAGACGGGCGTAGCCAGGGCGCACTAGCAAAACTGACTACAGCTGACATCAAGTTAGGTGTAATATAGAACAGGTTTGCctttagttggattttgttcaaGTAGTTTGTGCCTTGATAAGCACACAATAACCAGATTTATCAACAGAAACATTGGTTGAGTATACAAATTCTTCGGTGTGTGACTTATCTGATATACAAGCATGCAGCTTCGCCAATGGATGGAAATAAATTGTTATCTCAGCCACATATCCTTCGCCAATGGATGGAAATAAATTGTTATCTCAGCCACATATGCGAA comes from Lineus longissimus chromosome 15, tnLinLong1.2, whole genome shotgun sequence and encodes:
- the LOC135499684 gene encoding protein PTHB1-like, whose amino-acid sequence is MKACAPIKNANYKVTIDTNKPPVNLNDLFPDLLGDYADGPGNALGFQYYGGPVVTMLASKISQRYRLQCDSFEPMWLLANELVNRLSGYFKGKNQDGFQASFSGALPLHEYFEVLEQHFEVRSNQNKYKDLLAQRASQFRARHSTQTADQIQR